TAAACCAGGACCATGTCATAGATAAACAACATTTGATTTCCACATTTAAGAGCAAGTTTGATGCACAATTGAAGTCAATAAATCAAGAAATCAGTGACCCTGAAATTAGTCAGCGTAGATTTCAAGGCACAGGCTCTGGAAAGTGGCCAACGAGCTGGTCGCAGCAATTCTTTGTGCTGTTAAGAAGAGATGTcaaagagagaaagtatgaagCTTTCTCTGCCCTGCGGATTAGTCAGGTCCTTGTGGTTGCTCTTATGTCAGGACTTCTGTGGTATAAGTCTGATATTTCACACTTACAGGATCAGGTAAGAATTTCAACTAAACTTATTTTCATGGGAAATTCAGTGATTGACAAAATAATGTTCTTCCAACATGTTAGCATTTTCTCATCTTTAGTGACTTGCACTTACCCCCCTTGTGCTTTGATCTTAGCCCATAAGAGCAGTTGGAGAACCATGCCACTATAAACTTTTTGATTCAAGAGTACAAGGCATTTTAAACTCCACACTAGAATCCCATACAATTGAATTGATGTGGAACTCTAATCTCATATCTTGCAAGTACATCCTAATATTCCACCACTCTCCACAACCTCCGTCCTCCTGCGCATATAGACCGAaatcttttgtttttatttagtgTCACATTCTCTGTCTCACTGGTTTATTTAATTGTGTTATGTCATTTAAAAATCTCTTATGTAAGGTTATAATTGTTCAATTTGTGTCCACGTGACACAATTTGATTGTTGAGCTAGAGAAAGGGACATCAAATGAGGACAAGGGTTCTTCATTTAGTGCCCACACAGACTAGACTTGCAGTTGCACTTTGCCTAGACCGGGGATAATGTAGATTAATACAATGAACAATAGAAGAATGATCATATTACTAAAGCTAGTTATTGCAGCTGAAGAGCACAAAGCAAATCTCGTACTTTTGATGTTGGACTCAAAACTTGCAAGTGGAGCCAACATCTCACCACGCTCCACAGTCCCCATGGGATGACAATGCACTAGCACTTTGATTAGTCCCAAGTTAATCCCATATTTTTGCAACTGCGACGCCCACACGGGCTCGCGATGCACTCGCCTATAACTAGGCCGGAAAATCTCATGCCTCATACTTTAAAAGAAGATCATAACATATACTTAATCTAGAAGCATGTAATTATAATACATTATCATTTTCTTAATTCAAAAGTATAATCAGTTCTCAGTATTAATGTGGATTATCAGAGAACTAAATTACAAAAAGAATGACTAACCTATGATTTTGATTGTCTATAAGCTACTAATCACAATTCATTTATGTGTTACTTGTAGATTGGGCTCCTCTTCTTCGTATCAGGCTTCTGGGGTTTCTTCCCACTCTTCCAAGCAATTTTCACCTTCCCACAAGAGCTAGTAATGATAGAGAAAGAACGCTCCTCAGGAATGTACAGGCTCTCCTCCTACTTCATGTCAAGAATGGTAGCTGACCTCCCCATGGAACTAATCCTTCCAACCATATTCCTCCTCATAACATATTTCATGGCAGGCCTAAAGCACAACTTCGCCAGCTTCCTCTGCACCCTCCTAAGCCTCTTACTCAATGTCTTAGTTGCTCAAGGCCTAGGCCTCGCCATCGGGGCCGTCGTCCTCAATCAAAAATCCGCGGCCACGCTCGCCTCCGTGATCATGCTTTGCTTCTTGCTGGCCGGCGGGTTCTACGTTCAGAATGTTCCCGGGTTTATAGCCTGGGTGAAGTACATTTCTATAAGCTACTACACGTACCAGTTGTTTATTGTGTCTCAGTATCATGCTGGGGAAACATACCCTTGTTCTAGTGGTCAGTGTCAAGTGTCAGAGTTTCCTTCTATAAAGGAAATGGGGTTTAATTTTCACGGGCAAGCGCTAACTGCGGTGGCTCTTGTGGTGATGATGATTGGTTATAGAGTTATTGCTTATGTTGCTCTTATGAGGATTGGAGTGACTAAGAAATTGGCCTAGTGTAATAATTCTTTGATTTTTGTTCACTTGTGGTGAGTTTTTCTTCTGTTCTTGTTCTTATCTTTATGCGGAAGGGAAGTAGTTAATTTGTTCTTGTTTTGGTGAGCAGTGTTGGATATGTGTATGTTTTTTGTTCTGAGCTGTTCCATATATAAAATTATGTTGGTTGGAATTATGATTCCTAAATGAAGGATCATCATCCCTTTTCTATGAGATTATGACTCAAGAATTGCTATAACGATTTACAATCATGCTTATAGGGGAGACTCGAAAAGTTCACCCAAAAAGTAACAGAGAAATGAAGTTGAgccaaaatgatttttttttctaattattgCAAGTTTCCAACAGTAATGCTTATATCatgatgaagaaaaaatataaaatttaatgcCTTCTTACGAGAGCCAAAGGAATATAAGCGAAAATAATATAATAGAAAAGAGTATAAGTAAAAAATGATGTATTTTTTAAGTTGTTTGAATTGAGAGAAAAAGTATCTAAAAGTGATCCAAAAGTGATAACTAAAAATGAGAGTATTTAAGTATTACTAATTTACCGTTATACAATAAGtcagaatttataatattaagtGACATTGTTCAACACTGATAAGGTGTATAGCATAACTAGTAGATAGTTATACTTCTTATACATCTAGTTCAATGGTCAATCTATGGAGGTGCGTATGGAAAAAATTTGTTGTTGGGAGATATCTACACAATTAAAGTGATCTCTAAACCCCGTCTAAGGTTTTACTAGTGCTTTTGGAATTTTTGGGGCATGGTAGGTTCCTAGTATGTTACTTTCTGTGTGGTTCTCCTGCGTGGAAATCACATGAAGTAAGTCGAACATATAGAGTCTTGAGCTTTGGATGCTACCTTTGAGTCTGACTACTTTCTTTTGATCATCATTGATGTATATTATACTACTAATGGTTGACTTATGGTTTCCTGCGGGATTGTTGTGTTTATTATGGTTGGGTTTATATCTACTTATTGTCTTAAGTTATTCATGGCATCTTTCGAGAAAAcactttgaaaaataaaaagaaaccaaaaaaaTTCATCAGTTATTTTATGATTGTTTGAGGAATTTTTTTGCATGTTTATTTTAGAAATGTTACTATTGTGACCCCGAAAATCAGGGCGTTTCTGTTTCCATTTTTATTGAACGGTAACTTCATCATCCATGCTCTTAATTACTTTATTATGAAGAGTATTCTTACACCATTACTTGTTTAGTAATATAGCTAATTGATCAAGAAATTATGATTCCCTCCGGTGCCTCATCATTTACCTCTCCCGTTCACTCATCCTCTCTTCTCCTATTTTGGCCGAATTAATCATCTCAATATCTTAACCCTATGCTATCATTTGGTCTAATCATGTTGAGCTAGgggttaattttattttttacatgtACACAGTCCCATATTTTGTCCTTCATATTATTTGTCCTATTCATACACCATGAGCGGATCTAATCTATTCACGCCCAACTAAGAACTGATCTAATCAAAGTATTAAAACTAAGTCTCACACATTGTATAGATATAAGAGATAGTGAGTGTACTCAACATTGTGTGTTCTAGGTTTTTTTAAGCACCTTAAAGATTTTTGGACCACCGCACACCATATGCAAATTAAGCCCAAGATTTTTGTCCTATTGCTACATTTTGGGCTTGCTCTTCTTAGTCCAACACAAACTTTTATAGGGCTGAGTTTGTTCGCATGGCACGtataaaaacaaaacataaaacAAGTATATTTATCTGGTACTTCCTTTTAAACTATAATGCTATAAGTCGACGATGTCTTCCGTGGGTCAGTTAAAAACTGACTCACGGTGGTACACtaaaatttttttattgtaatgTCAGTAATGCCcttaacttattttttttttgacaatacTATCCTCATCTTCTCCACTCTTCTCTGGGCACTAGCACTGTTCCCCCACACATAGCTCCTTCAAACTCAAATCCACAGTTGCAACCTCTTCACCCTCACAAAGACCAGGTTGTAGCACCCAGATACCAATAACACAGAAAAATGCAATGCAATCATCAGAATCAGAAACAACAAGTGGCAGCTAGAAGGAACAATTCATAAAAGGGGATtgattgattttaatttataaaaaagttTTCATTTTGAAAATTCTGAATTGTGTGTTATTTCATAAATTGAGTCACGTTGG
This portion of the Lotus japonicus ecotype B-129 chromosome 3, LjGifu_v1.2 genome encodes:
- the LOC130742457 gene encoding ABC transporter G family member 9 codes for the protein MFVMDQDIKDVECQTIYKESVHEEEEPDILHKGKRPVILKFDDVVYKIKTKKGGLFEKNTKSEEKVILKGVTGTVQPGEMLAMLGPSGSGKTTLLTALGGRLGGKLHGSITYNGEPFTNTMKRNTGFVTQDDVLYPHLTVTETLVFTALLRLPNTVTKEQKVKHAKDVLEQLGLTKCKDSIVGSTTLRGVSGGERKRVSIGQELLINPSLLFLDEPTSGLDSTTAQRIVSTLWELARGGRTVVMTIHQPSSRLYYLFHKVLLLAEGNTLYFGKGSEAIEYFSSIGYAPAMAMNPSDFLLDLANGIYTDGLNQDHVIDKQHLISTFKSKFDAQLKSINQEISDPEISQRRFQGTGSGKWPTSWSQQFFVLLRRDVKERKYEAFSALRISQVLVVALMSGLLWYKSDISHLQDQIGLLFFVSGFWGFFPLFQAIFTFPQELVMIEKERSSGMYRLSSYFMSRMVADLPMELILPTIFLLITYFMAGLKHNFASFLCTLLSLLLNVLVAQGLGLAIGAVVLNQKSAATLASVIMLCFLLAGGFYVQNVPGFIAWVKYISISYYTYQLFIVSQYHAGETYPCSSGQCQVSEFPSIKEMGFNFHGQALTAVALVVMMIGYRVIAYVALMRIGVTKKLA